The genome window ACCTGGAACGAAGACGGTCAGATCACGCACGAGAAATTCTACACGCTCAGTTAGCGCAGCTTCCGGCGGCTTCATACAGGGGGACACGCGTGTCCATCGAAAGCACCCTGACTTGATTCCGTTGGAAAAGGGGGCGGGCCCGTAAGGGCTCGTGCCCTTTTTTATTTTGCCACTCTCTCACTCGTGCATGCAGATTGATATGAACGCCTACTTCCCAACGATCGGTCGTATCCTTCTGGGTCTCATTTTCGTAGCCTCCGGGTTTAATAAGGTCATGCAGTTCGAGGGGACGCAGCAGTACATGGAGGCGAATGGTCTTCCCGCCACGGCTATTTTACTTGTGGGAGCCATCATCTTCGAACTTGGAGGCGGACTCATGGTGATCCTGGGGTTCAAAGCCCGCACCGGATCGCTGGCACTGGTACTTTTTCTGATTCCCACCACGCTTGTTTTCCACACCAACTTTGCCGAACAGACGCAGGTAATTCAGTTCATGAAGAACCTTGCTATCATGGGAGGACTTCTTTATGTGGCTGCCCACGGTGCAGGGCCGGCTGCGATCGAGAACGATTCGGTGTCATCGGACGTGGCGCCGTCGTGATATTGGAAGCGTGCGCGTCATCTCGGATAGACGATTTACCACGTCGCGAGTCGGCTCCAACATCGGGGTCGGCTCGTCGCTTTTGGTGAGGTCGATCCGGCCGTCCAAAAAAAGTTCAAGATCGGGGAACGTGCTGGAGGTTGCATTCGTGCATCCCCCGATGATGCCGTCCCAGTGTGGCTTGACGGTTGTATTGGGATTCTTCGGAAACGCATTTCCATGTCGGGGCATGACGTATCCGGAGGCATCGTCTCTGCGAGGACGTACACAGCGGCTCAAGCGATCATCGGTCGCTGTGTGCAAAGGCCGTCACCACTTTGCGAGCTTCGTCCCGATCGGTCGAAGTACCTTCACGTTCCCCCACGTCCCGAGCGATCCCACCTCTGATTATGCTGCCTGAATGGGCTCCGAACCTTCTCGTCTTTGCCGGTCACGCGCCACTCGTCCTCCTCGCGACCGGTCTAGTGATTGATCTTTTCGTTCTCCTTCGCCCGAAATGGGACGCGGGTCCGGCCGCTGCGACGAGTGTATATGTCGCCGCCGGTGTCGCTGCGGTCATTGTGTATCTGGCGGGGCCCGATGCCGTTGCCAGTGTGTATCAGGTGGACGGGGTGACGACGGTCTTCGAACAGCATGTAACATTTCGGTGGTACACGCTGCTTTTTGCAACCATCTACGGCCTGGTACGACTCGGTTTGTCATTTCTACCTGCGGTGCAGGAATTGATGATCACGCAGGTCATCCTCGTTCTCGTCGCAGCCGGCGGAATCTATCTGTCCTGGCAGACGACCACGGCGCAGGCCGAGCTGGTTCATCGATATGGTGTGGGTGTCCAACCCGTTGCGGAGGTGCGTCAGCAACAAGCAGAGGAAGAGGAAGCGACGCCGCAGGGCTTCACGGAACGGGAAGATGCATGGAGCTGGACCCCGACAACGCCCGGGGCCTGGAAGGATGCGATGACATGGGTCGATGGAGCCCCAACCGACGTTCAGAGCTTCATTTTTCAACCGGAAGGCGACGGTCCGCCCGGTCTCGCGCTGTATCTTCGTGACGCCACCGTTCTGTTCACGGCACCGGTCGAAATGAGAACGGCAGACATTCGTGCGTCACTAAACGTCGACGCATTTGATGGAACGGTTTCGATCGTCCACAACGTACGCGGGGCCGCCTTCTACGACTACTTGCAGCTCGACGAAAATCGACTCCGGCTCGCTCGCCGCGAGGGGAGTGCCGTTCGAGTTCAGGACGCGGCCGACTACGGACTGCAGGGCTGGCGCTCCTACCGGCTGATCGTGGAACGGGCCGACCGCAGCGGGTTTGTCGGCGACCAGATGGTGGTCTCAGGAAGTGACACGCCGGCCTCTCCCGGCACCGTTGGGCTGAGGCTAAGTGGGACCGGACTGGTGCGCCTTCGCTCGATGGCGGTGCAACCGATCCCTGTGGAGGCGACGGAGGATACCACCGACCAGCAGTAAGCCTCGGAGACATGGCGGCAATTATTATGAGCCCCGATCGTCTATGTCATGGCTTCACGGAGAACGTCCGCGTCGCGCTCCGGCAGTGAGGGATTGATCTTCATACCGGTCCCGATCTCGAAGCCGGCGTCGATGGACATACGTGGCCGAATTCGGAGACTCCAGTGTAGATGTGCGGCCTCTGATTCGTACGCGAGAGCGGTCCGGACGAAGAAGTTATAGTCTGGACCGCCAAGCGCCCGTCGAAGAGCACGAAGCGTGTCGCGCAGAATACTAGCTAGCGCGCCCTCCGTGCCGTTTATTCGCCCGAACTCAGGTTCGTGCGTCGTCGGCATAATCCACACTTCGTACGGGGATCGGGCTGCGTAAGGGACGAATGCAGCATATGCGTTATTCTCGCGAATGAGTCGCGTGCCACTGGTCCGTTCTTCGTTGAGCATTTCGCAGTACGGACATTCGCCTGTTTCATGATACTGTGCTTCGGCTCGTCGCTCTTCTTCGACGACCATCGCCGGCTCGATCGACGGAGCGATAATCTGGCTATGCGGGTGAGGAAGGGAAGCCCCGGCGCTCGCTCCGTGATTGTGGAAGATGAACGGTATCAGTTCATCCCCATCGGTGCGGAGCGTGTGATACCGAGACTGGTAGGTACCGATCAGGGCCTCGACGTGCTCGACCGACATCTGAGAGACGGCTTCGTGGTGTCGCGGTGTCGCGATGATGACTTCCTGTCGACCGAATCCGCTCTGCCAGTTGAACATCTGGCACGAGTACAGATCCGGCTCACCATTCGTCGTCAGCGCCGGGTATTTGTTCGGAACCGAGCGCGTTAGCCACGAACCCTCATCGCGAGGTGGCGGAGCGCCATCGCCACGGACCGACGCATTTTCGAACAGCACCTCGGGCAGCATATGTTCATGACCTGGGCAGAAGGGGCAGCCTTCGACGGGCCCGTCCGTCTCTTTGACGCTGGTATCGTCCTCAAACTGCTTCGGGCGGTCGCTTCGACCCGGCGCGCAGACGACCCACTGTTTCGTGATCGCGTCCTGGCGAAACTCGGAAGGGTAGGACATTCAATGGAGCGGTGTACGGGCGGAAAATGAACTCGGACCCGGAAAAAGAACAAACCGCACGCCACATGTAGGATGCAGACGCGCGGTTTGCTCAACTCGAAGCCGATGCTTGTGCGGTGGATGTCTACCGAAGAGCGTCCTCAAGTACCGTGGCAGCATCCGTTTTGGCGTCGCGGTATTTCACGATGACTGGAGCGTAGAGCGACAGGCCGTGTTCATCGCCGAAGTCAGAGTCTACCGATCGTGAA of Longibacter salinarum contains these proteins:
- a CDS encoding DoxX family protein yields the protein MQIDMNAYFPTIGRILLGLIFVASGFNKVMQFEGTQQYMEANGLPATAILLVGAIIFELGGGLMVILGFKARTGSLALVLFLIPTTLVFHTNFAEQTQVIQFMKNLAIMGGLLYVAAHGAGPAAIENDSVSSDVAPS
- a CDS encoding galactose-1-phosphate uridylyltransferase, with translation MSYPSEFRQDAITKQWVVCAPGRSDRPKQFEDDTSVKETDGPVEGCPFCPGHEHMLPEVLFENASVRGDGAPPPRDEGSWLTRSVPNKYPALTTNGEPDLYSCQMFNWQSGFGRQEVIIATPRHHEAVSQMSVEHVEALIGTYQSRYHTLRTDGDELIPFIFHNHGASAGASLPHPHSQIIAPSIEPAMVVEEERRAEAQYHETGECPYCEMLNEERTSGTRLIRENNAYAAFVPYAARSPYEVWIMPTTHEPEFGRINGTEGALASILRDTLRALRRALGGPDYNFFVRTALAYESEAAHLHWSLRIRPRMSIDAGFEIGTGMKINPSLPERDADVLREAMT